The bacterium genome has a window encoding:
- a CDS encoding twin-arginine translocase TatA/TatE family subunit: MPFGLGVGELLLIFAVLLLVFGAKRLPELGGALGKGIREFKSSLREIEGELTRPVDPVRELRPPTSTPQSTASAAPADGDAQKPQG, from the coding sequence ATGCCGTTCGGCCTGGGCGTCGGGGAGCTCCTGCTGATCTTCGCGGTGCTGCTGCTCGTCTTCGGGGCGAAGCGGCTGCCCGAACTGGGTGGGGCGTTGGGCAAGGGAATCCGGGAGTTCAAGAGCTCCCTCAGGGAGATCGAGGGCGAGTTGACGCGGCCCGTGGACCCGGTTCGGGAGCTGAGGCCGCCGACGTCGACTCCGCAATCCACCGCCAGCGCCGCTCCCGCCGACGGCGACGCCCAGAAGCCGCAGGGGTGA